atcggaagcaccgggtactttcatgcgtcttatgaattatgtgtttcgcccttacattggtgggtttgttgtggtctacttcgatgatatccttgtttatagcaaatctctcacagatcatgtcacccatgttcgaactgttttgcaaactcttcgaaaaaagtgtctctatgctaacatggaaaagtgcctCCTGTAGGAACCGCGTCAGCTGGCGAGCTCTTCGCCCCCGCTTGTGCGGCTCCCCTGGTCGGCCGGCCTGAGTGCCGGCTTCGCCTCCTGCTGCCGCGGCATCGACCAGAGGGCTCTTCACCCCCCCTGCACCTCCCGCGGCCTGGCCGGCCGTCCCGAGCGCCGTCCTCGCCTCCTATAGCAGCTGCGTCGGCCGCCCGGCCGCCCCTAGTGTTGGCTTCGCCTCCTGTAGGCCACAACTTTGAGTCCCTTTTTGCCCTCCACTGACCCACCTCCGTAGATCCCTTGCCTCCCGCTGATCTTGTCCCGCCTTTGCCTGTGCTTTTCTCATGCGCTTTTGTTGATTCTTGAGGAGGCTGGTTGATGCTAGGGATAACCTAGACATGTTTGAATCGGTGAGATTCGATTCACAGGAGCAAGGTGGGATTATTCAGTGTATTGCTATATATTCAATTGTATATGCAGCCTACGACGGACACAATTGAGCATGGATGCAGACCCTAGCCGAGGCCCAGTTTAGCAAATCAGCCACGTACGGGGGAAAAATCAGACACAGCGAAACAGATTGagcaaaaatttagtaccacctcgaatatgttttaaattcaaactgaaagcgtaaaatcacgggaataagcgtattgtgacggtggaCCCACAgagtcaatccatgctttattattaaaGAAAGATTTCATGCGtttgttgtactaccatgattgaaaatgaataaagATCGgaagattttgcaaaaaaaaatgatCGTATTTTTTATCCATCTTACTCTTGAGTCTATCCTTTTACCCAGCTCAACGTGTCCTTTTTTATCCAAACATGGGCTTATATGCATAAATAGCATTTAACAAATCCAATTTTTTTTTATGGTGCAAGATGCTCATATGCATGATGTCCGTGCAAAATTTGGTTAAGTTTGGACATTTGAGGAGCTCAtgtcaaaaaagacaaatttcggaTGTCTGAAAAACTTTTGAAAACAATACTGTTCACACCTGATTTTGTCTGTTTTTGCGAAGCTCCTAGAATGTCCAAACATCCCAAAATTTTGCATGAACATCACCATTTGAGCATCTTGCACCACACATTTTCTTTTAATGTTTctgctattttttttccttttaatgTTCACCGGGCATAGATGAGCCGAACACCGACTTAAAATTTCGAACACACAGTTAATGAACTAATGACCGTATTTTAAGTCTGTAACCCCTTTGACATTAACCCCTTTGACAACTTCAATGACGTAATAACCCCTTTCACTCAACAGAGGACTACATATATATAGGCCAGCCAACTTGAAAGAGCCTGACATGTTTCCAGAGTACAAATGATCTAATTGAATTAAGATCAAACGAAATAAATTCAGTACAGAGCAACTGCCAAAAGGGGTAAATGAAAGGCAGCAAGCAACACAATAATAAACGAACAAGGTCAAATATCccatcccccgcaaaaaaaaagggtCAAATATCCCATAACCAACATAAACAAAACCATTCTATAAATGTTGTGACAACCAATTCCAACTTCTACATTAACGTCACAAATAGACGACAAATACAGATAGTATACTTCTAAAAAAATAGATAAACAGATAGTATACTAGAAGCGCCAGGCCTCAAACACTCTTCACAATACTACTCGCATGGTGTAATAATCAATTGAAACTATCATCTAGGTGTCTCTATACCTACTTCAGATATCTGGGCCCCAGTCGAGAACATGCTCGACTGCGGAGGAACACGAAGCATTAAAGGTGTGGGCGAGGAGCCAATGATCAGACACTCTGATTTGCCATGCTCGAGCACCAGCTTCTCCCTCCAGGTGCTTCGCAGAGCCTTTAGCTTGTCAGCCACCTGGGTCATGGAAGGTCTCTCTTTCCCCCTGGTGCTCAAGCACATACTTGCCATCTCGGCAACTTCTACCAGCAGCATCTCCATCCCTGTGCTTACTATGCTCGCATCCAGGATGCCATCAAGGCTCCCATCCTTCATTGCGAGCAGGAAGGACGACGCGAGGTTCTTGGCTTCCATGGAGCCGTCGTGGTAGATGGCTGTTTTCCCCGTGATCAGTTCCAGCAGCACAACGCCAAAGCTGTAAACGTCGCTCTTCTCTGTTAGCTTCCGCTCCTGCAGGTACTCAGGGTCCAGGTAACCCATGGTGCCCTGCACCAATGTCATGAACTGAACCTCGTCCTTGGGGAGCATCCTTGACGCCCCAAAGTCGGTCACTTTCGCCATGTAGTTCTCGTCCAAGAGAATGTTCATAGACTTAACATCTCCGTGTACTATAGGGCGGTTCGTGGACAGATGCAGATACGCCAGTGCTTCAGCAGATTCTTGAGCGACCCTAAGATGGGTGTCCAGTGAGGGAGGTCGACTTCCGTAGTTACGATGGATAAAATGAAAGAGAGTGCCATTCGGGATGAATTCATAGACCAGCATCGGAACTTCCACCTCTAAGCAGCACCCTAAAAGCCTGACCACATTTCGGTGGTTGGTTTGTGAAAGTATAATAATCTCCTGCACAAACTCATCAGTTTCGGCCACGTTCATGATCTTTGAGCGTTTCACGGCTACTTCCTTGTTATCCTTAAGAATGCCCTTGTAGACAGTGCCGTGACCCCCCTTGCCCACTTCTCTGCTCTTGTCAaaatcgtttgtagccttcttcagaTCATCCTGCGTGAATATCTTCAATGTATCGACTTGTTTTGACATAATTTGATGGTACAGTATCTGACCACCATTCTGATCGAAGAATCTTTCCTTCTCTTTTGCCAGCTTCCTTTTCTGATATTCAGCCCGTAGAGCAAACATGCAAACCATGAGGAAGACGACACCAGCGGATGTGCCTGAAATCATGACGGTTACATCAGTTCAACTAGAGACATTGCCCACATTTGGCTAAAAAATAGTTCCACGTATTGTGTCATCTCACCATTGCTTTACTACATGACATTTATACAAACTGTACTCCAGTCGGACTTATATGATTGGCATAAAGAAGTACACAAAAGCTTTCTGTTTTTTATCAAGCAATGTGTGAACAATTGGTGTGTAAAATATTTTGATTTCTTATAACCCATACCTAAGGCCACCTTCAGAGCTTTATTTGGGTCAGCTCTTACGCAGGGTATGCTCTGTGGATCATCACTCCTGAATCCTGATGGGCATGAACAGGTGTAGCTCCCATCGGTGTTTCTACAATTACCTTTGCAAGGATACAAAGACTGGTTTGGAGGTTCACACTCATTGATGTCTGTCATTTCAAGGAAGTGAGGAGAAAGTCAACATGCAGATCACATTCCAAGAGCAATAAAGTTGATAGAGGAGAAATTCCCCGCATAAAGAATGGACATAAAGAAGAAATTATAGGTTGATTTTGCGAGATGCATGTGCATACCTCGGCACCCTCCTTGTAGGTAAGGACTGCCCACATAACCTTGAGAGCAGTTGCAGCGGTAACCAGGGCCATTGGACACATTAATGCATTGGCTGTTCATGGCTTGACAGGCATACTGTGACCCCATCTTGGTGGCTTCCGAACAACTTCCATTGCCAACAACCCAATCAAGTACCAAAGGAAACCCCTCAGTATATTTACTTCTGAAATTTGTAGAGCTGACATATGAACGATCAAACTTGAACGAGTTCACCTCAGCGATGAATGAGTAGCTGCATGGGCTAAAAGACTGGATGCTAGCATTGTATATAGGTGGTATTGGTGTACATGAGGTGTTGAAGGAGCTGATGTTTCCTGGAAAGGGGGTCTGGCAGCAACCCATGCCAGCACACTCTGTGCTATCATCGACGTTACTTGCGTCAGTGCAGAATGAAAAGCATGAGTTGACAATGGGCAACTCAAGCTGGTTCTTGCCCTTGGTCACTCCTAGGATCATTCCAAGCATACTACACCCGATCGATATCAACTGGTTCTTGGTGTTGGAAACCTTATGAAAAGGATCAAGACTTAAGCCAACAAAACTGGTGCTATTAGTGCCGTTGGTGTAATTGCATTGTGATGCTATCTTTGGGTTCTGAACACGAACCTCACCAAAGTTAAGATTGATGTCTAGTACCCTAACTCCGGTTGAGGCCAGATATGCCCTGTTCTCATGGCATGTAACATTAAAGGGTTCTTGGAAGCACCCCTTTCCAGTGCCGAACGGGTATGGGATGCTGACGTTACCACACTTGTCTGGGCAGCCAGGCCGTGCCGTGTTGATGCTCTCAGAAGACCCAGACCCATAAACGGTGGTACTATGCTGCAGGATTAGCGTGACAGCAACAAGTAGTAAGAGCTTCTGACCTGGAGGAAAAGACGGAAACATGTATCATGTATCATGTACATACCAATCTATCTGGGCCATATGTATGTTACGGTAGTTTTTGTGTTTAGCAAAAAAATGTTATATTAGGAAACGACTGAGACATGTATCATGTACATACCAATCTATCATTGATATCGGTCATTTGTCTTCACGAAATACAAAATGCCAAATACGACATATTAGTAGATGACAAACCAATgcgaacaccatttaggaaaaatCCCCTAAAATTACCATCACATAGGGAATATATTGGTAGTCCCCTAAAATTACCATCACATAGGGAATATATTGGTAGTTAAGAGTTTGATCCCACTACCACAAACATTTTGATCCAACAATATCCGAATCAGATGATGAAACAGAGATTAATGCCCGTCTTATAAAATAGAACATAAATTCTGTATGTGTCGCTTAGTTATTCTCGGATTTCAAGTCTCTTGCCATCAGACAAGAATTTAGGTTCAAATCTGATTtagataaaaagaagaagaaaaatatgaaTTATGCATCTATGTTGCGGAGTATACAAGAAAATAGTCACTAGTAATTGTATACTCCAGACTCCATGTTTCTTTCTGTTCTCATTTTATAAATTGTAGGAAAAGCACTACCTCCAATCCAGAATAACATTAAGTAGCGTGTTTCAGTTTGCATATACTTGTCATTTCGGGTTTTTATATTCAATTTTCCAATGAAATACCTCTATTGAATGCTTATTGGCAGTGATGTTTAAAACTTAAGTACACTATCAATAAGGAAAAGATATATTTTGAAAACAAAAACATTAGTAACATCCTTTGTTGCTCTGTATGTAAAGCTAAAATGGCAAACATTCTCTTGCCCACTACGACTGACATATCATTTTGACTGATTTATACTGGACGTTCTTCCTGTTGTCCGAGCATGTTTCCGTTCTACAATACATTTAGAAACAAAGATTTTTGATAAATAACCTTCTGCATAACTGAATAACAATCTGATTAATCTCTGACCCCTACTTGCCACCAAAAACAGCGCATTTCTACATGACGCTACGGCGTGGTTGATTCCTCACTTGACATTACTCCGGAACCTGCATCTCAGCGCAACCATTATAAGTGCATACAAAAAGTTTTCGCCTGCTAATGTAAGGTAGTAAAGTAAACAAAATATCACTCTACGCTGCGACGATTTCTACTGTTCTTCTCCCACTCCTAGTATCCCCAAAGGCCTGGAGTATGCAACACATCAGCGACACAAGAGACAAGACAGATTCACCAGGTTCCCCGGCCGTACCTTACGGGGGCTGGTAGCCCTGCGCGCATAACGGCGGGGCGGCGTAATATGGCCGCGGATACGAATCCGGAGTAGGCGGTGCCCGCCGGCAGTGCCGGATACTCGGACCCcacgtggcggcgacggcggcaaccGGAGGAACCAGACCGCCGGCCGTGGGGAACGGACAGAGGGGGACGAGCACCCGGAGGCGCCGCACTGGCTGGTGGTGCGCCATGTGGAGGAGGTCCATCGGCGTCAGGCATCTCGCCGGCCACGGCCGTGCTGGGCGGCGGGGCGAGGGTTTGCTGTGCTCCTCAGGTCAGCGGAATGGGAACGCGGGAGAGAGAAGTAGAGGGAGACTTGTCTGCGGGGCATATTGGTCATTTCGGCAAAGCGGGCATGTATGAAAGCCATTTTCGAATTTCTTAGTCCCAAGCCAAAAACCGTGGCATGGATAGAATATTTGCGATGATGGAAGCAGATTATTAAAAGTTATCAAGAGTAGGATTGCTCGCCACGTATGTTTGCGACGTGGTATGAAAACTGAAAACTTGTCCTCAAATCAAAGTGACACAACACAATAGAGTTTCGACGTATGAAAATAATTGGGAATTGGGACGCGGGGCGATGGATGATGGAGGGAAGACTTATCTGCGAGGTATATTTGTCATTTCGAAAAAGCTGGCATGCATGAAAGCCATTTTAGAAAAAAAAAATATTCAGAAGTCAAACCGTGGCATAGAAAGAATATTCATAATGATGAATGCAAATTATTAAAATTTGTCAATATCAGGATTGCTCTCGTATATATGCCGCGTGGTATTTAATTTTAAAACTAGTCATCAGATCAAAGTAACACAATTCAATAAAAACTCGCCTCGTGGCATATATCTGCATATACAAGATAAAGAAAGTTTTCTCAATACGAGTAATCCAAGAGATAGACAACAATGGAAAACTCATGTTGGTGCCCCAACCACGCGTGATCAAGGCAAGATCTTCTTCCCGCGCACTGGAGGCGTGCGTCGCGggcggcggccttctgcgtcggcggcggcggtcggcccaTCCATGGGCtctgctccccccccccccagagTGTTGGCGTCCCGGTCCCGGTGGTCCTGCCTCCCCCCCTTCCCCTTCATGCGCCGGCTCTTAGGGCTCCGAGGGTGGGGGCCTTGCTGGCGGCGGATCTGGGTGCTCCTGCCCAGATCCGGGTGGTGGCGGCGGTGACCTGGCTAAGCTGGTGGTGGGGCGGCCGGCGGTCAGGCTACTCCTTTCGGGGTGGAGGGGCGCCGGGCgtccatggccagggggcgggctGCGTCTTCGGCGACATGTCGCAGCTGCTGCAAAGTGGCTCGCGGCTGCTCCTCATGGTGGTGGTCTGGATCGTTTCACGACGGCGGCTGGTCTCTGGCATCGCCCATCGGTGAGCGGCCTGTTTCGACCTTCGATTCCTCCCCTTGTCGTCCGGGCTCTACCCTCGTCATAGGGCTGGACCGCTCCCAATTGCAGTTTGTTGCTCGTCTCGCGCCCGTGGCCGCAAGACAGAGCTTGTCTCACGCCCCGCAGCAGgatcgagctcgtctcgcgcccagcAGCAGGACCGAGCTTGTCTTGCACCCGGTGCAGCAGGACGGGTGATGGAGGCCAATTTTGGCCGGCCTTTTGGGTCTCGGCACGGTGGAGGGGCGCCCAGGGGTGTGAAAAAGGAGCGGCCTTTCCACTCGTcgctttggttggggtagcgacaGGTCTCGgttgaggtggtgtcaaggtcttgaatgtcggggcggcggccctggtggtggtagcgcggtgttcatgggcagagcccgtggcttggtgctgcccggtgacc
The sequence above is drawn from the Triticum aestivum cultivar Chinese Spring chromosome 7A, IWGSC CS RefSeq v2.1, whole genome shotgun sequence genome and encodes:
- the LOC123152680 gene encoding wall-associated receptor kinase 3 isoform X2, whose translation is MLGMILGVTKGKNQLELPIVNSCFSFCTDASNVDDSTECAGMGCCQTPFPGNISSFNTSCTPIPPIYNASIQSFSPCSYSFIAEVNSFKFDRSYVSSTNFRSKYTEGFPLVLDWVVGNGSCSEATKMGSQYACQAMNSQCINVSNGPGYRCNCSQGYVGSPYLQGGCRDINECEPPNQSLYPCKGNCRNTDGSYTCSCPSGFRSDDPQSIPCVRADPNKALKVALGTSAGVVFLMVCMFALRAEYQKRKLAKEKERFFDQNGGQILYHQIMSKQVDTLKIFTQDDLKKATNDFDKSREVGKGGHGTVYKGILKDNKEVAVKRSKIMNVAETDEFVQEIIILSQTNHRNVVRLLGCCLEVEVPMLVYEFIPNGTLFHFIHRNYGSRPPSLDTHLRVAQESAEALAYLHLSTNRPIVHGDVKSMNILLDENYMAKVTDFGASRMLPKDEVQFMTLVQGTMGYLDPEYLQERKLTEKSDVYSFGVVLLELITGKTAIYHDGSMEAKNLASSFLLAMKDGSLDGILDASIVSTGMEMLLVEVAEMASMCLSTRGKERPSMTQVADKLKALRSTWREKLVLEHGKSECLIIGSSPTPLMLRVPPQSSMFSTGAQISEVGIETPR
- the LOC123152680 gene encoding wall-associated receptor kinase 3 isoform X1, whose protein sequence is MFPSFPPGQKLLLLVAVTLILQHSTTVYGSGSSESINTARPGCPDKCGNVSIPYPFGTGKGCFQEPFNVTCHENRAYLASTGVRVLDINLNFGEVRVQNPKIASQCNYTNGTNSTSFVGLSLDPFHKVSNTKNQLISIGCSMLGMILGVTKGKNQLELPIVNSCFSFCTDASNVDDSTECAGMGCCQTPFPGNISSFNTSCTPIPPIYNASIQSFSPCSYSFIAEVNSFKFDRSYVSSTNFRSKYTEGFPLVLDWVVGNGSCSEATKMGSQYACQAMNSQCINVSNGPGYRCNCSQGYVGSPYLQGGCRDINECEPPNQSLYPCKGNCRNTDGSYTCSCPSGFRSDDPQSIPCVRADPNKALKVALGTSAGVVFLMVCMFALRAEYQKRKLAKEKERFFDQNGGQILYHQIMSKQVDTLKIFTQDDLKKATNDFDKSREVGKGGHGTVYKGILKDNKEVAVKRSKIMNVAETDEFVQEIIILSQTNHRNVVRLLGCCLEVEVPMLVYEFIPNGTLFHFIHRNYGSRPPSLDTHLRVAQESAEALAYLHLSTNRPIVHGDVKSMNILLDENYMAKVTDFGASRMLPKDEVQFMTLVQGTMGYLDPEYLQERKLTEKSDVYSFGVVLLELITGKTAIYHDGSMEAKNLASSFLLAMKDGSLDGILDASIVSTGMEMLLVEVAEMASMCLSTRGKERPSMTQVADKLKALRSTWREKLVLEHGKSECLIIGSSPTPLMLRVPPQSSMFSTGAQISEVGIETPR